A genomic stretch from Desulfolutivibrio sulfodismutans DSM 3696 includes:
- a CDS encoding methyl-accepting chemotaxis protein produces MAHGLSFTAAVVAVILAIAAGVTGSLDGPWSKAVPALAVACVAAIVASWAASRRAMSTLQGRLRALLPAGELPVEAETDNLIQSLDRRLSTACREQRQALDLLARLPLPCMTVVCSGQLKWRNESMAALMGGGRGMAGQDTMDAFCARTSAGTWDNLRSGNYDGSLLRVARPLGEESLYRVDLREIDTAEGCWLCLFQDMTGACRDVASLETAHATIRDINARITDAAAALENQSKDISHSLVSLVASMHDSKDQAGQVAQAMQEMTDNVRMMATMAAETAQTAIGAENQARDGAGTIKRTAEVTHKVVASYDNLQLILAQLVGEAGSIGNVADIISDIADQTNLLALNAAIEAARAGEAGRGFAVVADEVRKLAGKTITATREVRTAVQAIETCSRKAVDAMAATNEDISSSCGLVESVENSFAAIAEAMVSAARGIDDIAHRAEQQCASSFEINMCALNVTDTSQEVYDEVQNASRELERLVEQVTQVRELAATTLRDGELARTAASVKAMGLCPTAHV; encoded by the coding sequence ATGGCACACGGACTCTCCTTCACTGCGGCTGTCGTCGCCGTCATCCTGGCCATAGCGGCAGGGGTGACGGGATCTCTCGACGGGCCATGGAGCAAGGCGGTTCCGGCCTTGGCCGTGGCCTGCGTCGCGGCCATCGTGGCCAGTTGGGCGGCCAGCCGCCGGGCCATGTCCACCCTTCAGGGGAGGCTCCGGGCGCTTTTGCCCGCAGGAGAACTCCCCGTCGAGGCCGAAACCGACAACCTGATACAAAGCCTGGACAGGCGTCTGAGCACAGCCTGCCGGGAGCAGCGCCAAGCCCTGGATCTCCTGGCCCGCCTGCCGCTTCCGTGCATGACGGTCGTCTGTTCAGGCCAACTGAAGTGGCGCAACGAGTCCATGGCCGCCCTTATGGGCGGTGGGCGCGGGATGGCGGGACAGGACACGATGGATGCCTTCTGCGCCCGGACCAGCGCCGGAACCTGGGACAACCTGCGCTCCGGAAACTATGACGGATCGCTTTTGCGCGTCGCCCGTCCTTTGGGCGAAGAATCCCTGTACCGGGTGGATCTGCGCGAAATCGACACGGCCGAGGGCTGCTGGCTGTGCCTCTTCCAGGATATGACCGGGGCCTGCCGGGACGTTGCGAGCCTTGAGACGGCGCACGCGACCATCCGGGACATCAACGCCCGCATCACGGACGCCGCCGCCGCCCTGGAGAACCAGAGCAAGGACATCAGCCACAGCCTGGTCTCCCTGGTCGCCTCCATGCACGACTCCAAGGACCAGGCCGGGCAGGTGGCCCAGGCCATGCAGGAGATGACCGACAACGTGCGCATGATGGCCACCATGGCCGCGGAAACCGCCCAGACCGCCATAGGGGCCGAAAACCAGGCCCGCGACGGGGCCGGGACCATCAAACGCACCGCCGAGGTGACGCACAAGGTGGTGGCCTCCTACGACAACCTGCAACTCATCCTGGCGCAGTTGGTGGGCGAGGCCGGCAGCATCGGCAACGTGGCCGACATCATCTCCGACATCGCCGACCAGACCAACCTGCTGGCGCTCAACGCGGCCATCGAGGCCGCCCGGGCCGGAGAGGCGGGACGCGGCTTCGCCGTGGTCGCCGACGAGGTCCGCAAACTGGCGGGAAAAACCATCACGGCCACCCGGGAGGTCCGCACGGCCGTGCAGGCCATCGAGACCTGTTCCCGAAAGGCCGTGGACGCCATGGCCGCGACCAATGAGGACATCTCCTCCTCCTGCGGTCTGGTCGAGTCCGTGGAGAACTCGTTTGCGGCCATTGCCGAGGCCATGGTCTCCGCCGCCCGGGGGATCGACGACATCGCCCACCGGGCCGAGCAGCAATGCGCCTCAAGCTTCGAGATCAACATGTGCGCCTTAAACGTCACGGACACCTCCCAGGAGGTGTACGACGAGGTGCAAAACGCCAGCCGGGAGCTGGAACGCCTGGTCGAACAGGTGACCCAGGTACGCGAGCTGGCGGCCACGACCCTGCGCGACGGGGAATTGGCGCGCACGGCCGCCAGCGTCAAGGCCATGGGTTTGTGCCCCACCGCCCACGTCTGA
- a CDS encoding bacteriohemerythrin, which translates to MALLEWNDRLSVNIREIDDQHKKLVDMVNRLHTAMKEGKADALAMPMVAEMKKYAASHFATEERHMKTHGYPDYTAHKAEHDKFVAKVIAVEKDLKSGKCAMSMDILNFLSNWLVNHIKGTDKKYSPFLNKAGVV; encoded by the coding sequence ATGGCGCTTCTCGAATGGAACGACCGTCTTTCGGTAAATATCCGGGAAATCGACGACCAGCATAAAAAGCTGGTGGACATGGTCAATCGCCTGCACACGGCCATGAAGGAGGGCAAGGCCGACGCGCTTGCCATGCCGATGGTCGCCGAGATGAAAAAATACGCCGCCAGCCATTTCGCCACGGAGGAGCGGCACATGAAGACCCACGGCTATCCGGACTACACGGCGCACAAGGCCGAGCACGACAAATTCGTGGCCAAGGTCATCGCCGTGGAAAAAGACCTCAAGAGCGGCAAGTGTGCCATGTCCATGGACATCCTGAACTTCCTCTCCAACTGGCTGGTGAACCACATCAAAGGCACGGACAAAAAATACAGCCCCTTCCTCAACAAAGCCGGCGTCGTTTGA
- a CDS encoding CASTOR/POLLUX-related putative ion channel, protein MNRIRMTDTLRYKFDSFMSRGSGALILGLFTMSAIIILIASTLVVFLDLAPEPQPLPLLMWGNLMRLMDAGTLAGDSGDWSYLVLMLLVTAGGVFIFSSLIGVLTTGLEARLEELRKGRSLVAETGHSVILGWSPHIFALVSELSLANESQGSFCIAIMAQRDKVEMQDELRDKISLPKGGRLVCRTGDPTDVDDLAIVNPGAAKSILIITADPDDPDAVVLKTVLALSRRLDGVEGGPGIAAVLRSDNSLSAATIAGAGRAVFIPAGGIVARIMAQTCRQPGLSAILTDLLDFSGDEIYMHADQRLTGKTYGRIALSMGHGSAMGLRTAAGEVLINPPADTVFGPGDALICLAQDDSMIALSDDAPAVDASVLADVPASAAAPERLLILGWNQLGPLFLASTDEYAAPGSDALIVAPAFASNAPIPGNLRAMRVESRIGEVSDPDVLQSLSPQDFDHVMVFSDPSLPLQSADARTLAILLHLRAIADRLGRHFPITTQILDDRNHALAQAARADDFIVSDRLLSMMLAQVSENPELLRVFGELFRAEGSELYLKPASSYVREGCPVNFATVIQAALRRGESALGWRSIATASDAGANYGVRLNPGVRDTITFAPGDRIVVLAEDDG, encoded by the coding sequence ATGAACAGGATACGCATGACGGATACACTCAGGTATAAATTCGATTCGTTCATGTCGCGCGGGTCAGGGGCCCTCATCCTTGGCCTTTTCACCATGTCGGCAATCATCATTCTGATCGCCTCCACCCTTGTCGTCTTCCTGGATCTCGCCCCGGAGCCCCAACCGCTGCCGCTGCTCATGTGGGGAAACCTCATGCGCCTCATGGACGCCGGAACCCTGGCCGGGGACAGCGGAGACTGGAGCTACCTGGTGCTGATGCTTTTGGTGACGGCTGGCGGCGTGTTCATCTTCAGCAGCCTCATCGGCGTGCTGACCACGGGGCTGGAGGCCAGGCTGGAGGAACTGCGCAAAGGCCGCTCATTGGTGGCCGAGACGGGCCACAGCGTCATTTTGGGCTGGTCCCCGCACATCTTCGCCCTGGTCTCGGAGCTTTCCCTGGCCAATGAGAGCCAAGGATCCTTTTGCATCGCTATCATGGCCCAGAGAGACAAGGTCGAGATGCAGGACGAACTGCGCGACAAGATCTCGCTGCCCAAGGGGGGACGCCTCGTCTGCCGCACGGGCGACCCCACGGACGTCGATGACCTGGCCATCGTCAATCCCGGCGCGGCCAAGTCCATCCTGATCATCACCGCCGACCCCGACGATCCTGACGCGGTGGTGCTCAAGACCGTGCTCGCCCTGTCGCGCCGTCTGGACGGCGTCGAGGGGGGCCCCGGCATCGCCGCCGTGCTGCGCAGCGACAACAGCCTCTCCGCCGCGACCATCGCCGGGGCGGGCCGGGCCGTCTTCATCCCGGCCGGCGGCATCGTGGCCCGGATCATGGCCCAGACCTGCCGCCAACCGGGGCTCTCGGCCATTCTCACCGATCTTTTGGATTTTTCCGGCGACGAAATCTACATGCATGCGGATCAACGCCTGACTGGCAAGACCTATGGCCGCATCGCCCTGAGCATGGGGCACGGCTCGGCCATGGGCCTGCGCACGGCGGCCGGCGAGGTGCTCATCAACCCGCCTGCGGATACGGTTTTCGGTCCTGGGGACGCCCTGATCTGTCTGGCCCAGGATGACAGCATGATCGCCCTGAGTGACGACGCCCCTGCCGTCGACGCCTCGGTTCTGGCGGACGTTCCAGCCAGCGCGGCCGCGCCGGAGCGCCTGCTCATCCTCGGCTGGAACCAGCTTGGGCCCTTGTTTCTCGCCAGCACCGACGAATATGCCGCCCCCGGCTCCGACGCGCTCATCGTGGCCCCGGCGTTCGCGTCCAACGCCCCCATCCCGGGAAACCTGCGGGCCATGCGCGTGGAGTCCAGGATCGGCGAGGTTTCGGACCCGGATGTCCTGCAAAGCCTGTCGCCCCAGGATTTCGACCATGTCATGGTCTTCAGCGATCCCAGCCTGCCCCTGCAAAGCGCCGACGCCCGGACCCTGGCCATCCTGCTGCATCTGCGGGCCATCGCCGATCGGCTGGGACGCCACTTTCCCATCACCACCCAGATCCTCGACGACCGCAACCATGCCCTGGCCCAGGCGGCCCGGGCCGACGACTTCATCGTCAGCGACCGGCTCCTGAGCATGATGCTGGCCCAGGTCAGCGAAAATCCCGAGCTGCTCCGGGTGTTTGGGGAGCTGTTTCGGGCCGAGGGCTCGGAACTGTATCTCAAACCGGCCTCGTCCTATGTGCGGGAAGGCTGCCCCGTGAACTTCGCCACCGTGATCCAGGCCGCCCTGCGGCGCGGTGAATCGGCCCTCGGCTGGAGGAGCATCGCCACGGCCTCGGATGCCGGGGCCAATTACGGCGTGCGGCTCAACCCCGGCGTCCGGGACACCATCACCTTCGCCCCTGGCGACCGCATCGTGGTGCTTGCCGAAGACGACGGCTGA
- a CDS encoding MFS transporter has translation MTRCTWKRADLLVPMVMTLTAIATIYAPQPLLPLLAGEFRLSLATAALAVTATLLPLAAGPLVYGYLLESVSTRQTMVVSLAVLAATQAGLAFCDSFGVFLALRFVQGMAVPALLTALMTHVAASATPDRVHAVMATYIAVTTLGGFSGRFFSGLAAAQWGRRAPFAVLAALLCGCLALARTLSADARTEFAKPSPGIVRQVLARPGFLKTYLMAACLFFVFTGMLNILPFRLTEIEGPVSSARIGFMYLGYLVGIAASLWSPRASRLLGGRKAVLTVGLAVEAASVLVFAAPAAWAIFFSVVVLCGGMFLTHAAAPGILNAAVPRQKGVVNGLYLAFYYSGGVLGSYLPGLARDRLGFWAAVALLFAVALCALGLAASLGPGIFDGHRPENPA, from the coding sequence ATGACCCGATGTACCTGGAAGCGGGCCGACCTGCTCGTGCCCATGGTCATGACCCTGACGGCCATCGCCACCATCTACGCCCCCCAGCCGCTCCTGCCGCTTCTGGCCGGGGAGTTTCGCCTGAGTCTGGCCACGGCCGCCCTGGCCGTGACGGCCACGCTTTTGCCCCTGGCCGCCGGGCCGCTCGTGTACGGCTATCTGCTGGAATCGGTCTCGACGCGGCAAACCATGGTGGTTTCCCTGGCGGTCCTGGCCGCCACCCAGGCCGGGCTGGCCTTTTGCGATTCCTTCGGGGTGTTTCTGGCCCTGCGTTTCGTCCAGGGCATGGCCGTTCCGGCGCTTCTGACCGCGCTTATGACCCACGTCGCGGCCTCGGCCACGCCGGATCGGGTCCATGCGGTCATGGCCACCTACATCGCGGTGACCACCCTGGGCGGATTTTCCGGGCGTTTTTTCTCGGGGCTTGCGGCGGCGCAGTGGGGGCGTCGGGCTCCCTTCGCCGTGCTGGCCGCGCTTTTGTGCGGGTGTCTGGCCCTGGCCAGGACGCTTTCGGCCGACGCGCGTACGGAATTCGCCAAGCCTTCGCCGGGGATCGTCCGGCAGGTCTTGGCCCGCCCCGGGTTTCTCAAAACCTACCTCATGGCCGCCTGCCTCTTTTTCGTCTTTACCGGCATGCTCAACATCCTGCCTTTCCGCCTGACGGAAATAGAGGGGCCGGTCTCCTCGGCGCGCATTGGTTTTATGTATCTGGGCTATCTGGTGGGCATCGCCGCTTCCCTGTGGTCGCCCCGGGCGTCGCGGCTTCTGGGCGGGCGCAAGGCCGTGCTCACCGTCGGGTTGGCCGTGGAGGCCGCCTCCGTGCTGGTCTTCGCCGCGCCTGCGGCCTGGGCCATCTTTTTTTCCGTGGTGGTCCTGTGCGGCGGGATGTTTCTGACCCACGCCGCAGCGCCGGGCATCCTCAACGCGGCCGTTCCCCGGCAAAAGGGCGTGGTCAACGGGCTGTACCTGGCGTTTTATTACAGCGGCGGGGTGCTGGGCTCCTATCTGCCAGGGCTGGCCCGCGACAGGCTGGGGTTTTGGGCGGCCGTGGCCCTGCTTTTCGCCGTGGCCCTGTGCGCCCTGGGGCTGGCCGCAAGCCTGGGGCCCGGGATCTTCGACGGCCACCGCCCCGAAAACCCGGCCTGA